The Candidatus Woesearchaeota archaeon genome window below encodes:
- a CDS encoding VWA domain-containing protein: protein MEIVFSNPQNLWLLLTVPILILTHFIVLNFLKRRAFRFANFDVIRRIVGPEGNRKNSQFLSENFVLLILRILAVSFLVLAAAGATLWYQGRGSKFSYVIAVDASSSMLADDMQPNRLEAAKKAAGDFVGMLSLAKVGVIDFSGVSFVRQPITDDLSLSRNAIANIGIEDVGGTAIGDSIITATNLLSQEDNARVVILIT, encoded by the coding sequence GTGCCAATATTGATACTTACGCACTTCATTGTCCTTAACTTTCTCAAGAGGAGGGCATTCAGGTTTGCCAATTTTGATGTTATAAGAAGGATTGTCGGCCCTGAAGGAAACAGGAAAAATTCGCAGTTTCTCTCTGAAAATTTTGTGCTTCTCATTTTGAGGATACTCGCAGTAAGCTTTCTTGTGCTTGCAGCAGCAGGAGCGACTTTATGGTATCAGGGAAGGGGCTCAAAATTCAGCTACGTAATTGCAGTAGATGCATCCTCAAGCATGCTTGCAGATGATATGCAGCCAAACAGGCTTGAAGCTGCAAAAAAGGCAGCAGGGGATTTTGTCGGAATGCTTTCCCTTGCAAAAGTGGGGGTTATTGATTTTTCAGGGGTTAGCTTCGTAAGGCAACCGATAACAGACGACCTTTCGCTTTCAAGGAATGCAATTGCAAACATAGGAATAGAGGATGTGGGCGGAACAGCAATAGGCGATTCAATAATAACAGCAACAAACCTCCTTTCGCAGGAGGACAATGCCAGGGTTGTAATACTCATTAC